TTAGCTCTTAAGATGAATAAAGCAGAAAATACCACAATAATAGATAAGAAAATTAATGGTGCAAAAATAATACCTAAAAATAAAAATAATTCAAATTGTAAATTATTATTTGGTAGTGTTCAATAACTTGATAAAGCATTTTTTACAATACTTTGAGCCCCTAATGAAGTTAAGTAACCTAAAAATGTCCCAGTTATCGAAGTTATTAAAGGTAATGATAAAAAGGAAATAGCAATTTGAAATGATGAATAACCTTGTGCCTTCAAAATACCTATAACTTTATTTCTTGTTGAAATATATCTTTTTGTTATAAATAAAGATGACATAGCAACTAAAAATGAAAGAAGTGCAACAATATATAAATTAATATTTGAAATAAATTTAATAACATTAAATGCTGTTGAAACTCTTAATGAACGCTCTGGATTTAAGTAATCTAATTCATGAGTAGCAAAAACTTTTTTATTTAGGCTTTCACTAAAGTTTTTAGCAAAAAATGAATTCATTTTTGCATTAAAATTCGCTAAATCTTTTTTATTTTTTAATTTTACTAAGAAATAATCTTTTTCTTGAAAATCAGCAAAAGAATTTCTAATTCTATCATATCCATAATCATTTAAATAAACTAATGCCTGATTTTCTGTATTTACTTGAAGATTTTCTTCATTAATTACTGGAAATAAATAATCAGCAGTCGAATCTATTCCTGTAATTAAAAATTTAGAACCAGAAACATCAATTAAATATTTTGGATCAAGTTTATTTTCAATTAAATCTAGTAAATCAGTGGTTTTTTCAGGAATATGACCTGTATATACTTCTTTATTGTTTGCATATAAAAAGCTTTCACTAACTTTAGCAACATATGAGCTACGGTCATAGAATACTACTAATTTTTCTTCATTAACAACCAAAGTTACAGAATTAAGTAATATGTTAACAAGATTTTTAAGTGAAATGTTTAAAATTCTTATATCTTTTTTAACTATTTCATTGTTTACTATTTCTTCTTTTGTTAAAAGATTATTAGTTAAATATTTCAAATAAGTTAAATCAAAACTCATTTTTGTTGAATTAGAATTATTTATTTGTAGTCTTAATTCTTCTTCATTAAAAATAGAATTAACACGTTCTTTAATTGTTAAATAAAAATTCTTTTCATCTTGTTTTTTAATTTTTGCAAAATCAGTTAGTCTATTATTAATAATTCATTTTAAATTAGCATTACCTTCTTTATCTTTTGCAACTTCATTATCAGCATTAGCTGTGAATCAAAGTAATGCAGTAGGTAAAAGAGCCACATCAACTGAAGAAAATAAATATTTTGGAAATCCCATCAACATTAAAAGACTATTTACAAAAGAATTAGATTTATAAAATGAATTAAAAATTTCAATTTCTTCATCGTCTTTTAAATTATTTACAAAATTATATATCTCTTTTAAAGCACCTTCTTTACTTGAGGTTTCATCTTCAAGTTTACCATTAACTTTTATCATGTTATCAACTATTTTTGAATAATCTTTAGTGCTTAGTTCATTTTTTAAATAAGTAAGTTTTGCAAGTTCATAAACAAATTCAACTCTATTTTGATAAATTCAATTTAATAATTTTTTTTGATGTTCATTTAAATCTTCAATGCTTTGAATTTTTCAATAAGAAAATATCTGCACCGCTGATTTTGAAATACTTTTTTCATCTTTAAAAATTTGTTTTCAATTTTGAGAAATTCATTCTCATACTTTTTTTTGCTTTTTATTTAAATTTTCAATTTTCTGAATATTTGGATCATTAAATATTTTTTGAATAAATAATTTTTGATATTTATCTTTTTCTTCACCTTCGTAAATTTTTTGTAAGTTTTCAGAAACTCATTTTAATACTTCTTTTTGCTTTTTATTTAAATTTTCAATTTTGTCAATGTTTGAATAAACAAACAATATTTTTACTAATTTCAACATTGTATCTTTATCATTAAAAATTTGTTGTGAAATTTCAAATGGATAAACTAATGATATAGGAATGGGTTGAATTTGTTTTTCTTTTTCACTTTTAAGTAGAGGCAGAGACGAAACAGGACCCAATTGTTTTTCTAATTGATCTTTGAAATTTTCAGTTTTTATATTTATAACTTCAAAATTAGTTTCAGATAATTTGTCATAAATAGGAGAATTTTCTGTAACTAAACTTATTACATTGTTTAAATGCCCTAAAATTTTTTCGCCAAAATAATTGTTTTCAAGCATAAATTTTGTTCAAAATTCATAATATTGTTTAGAACTAAAAATAAAATAATCAGGTGTTTCTTCAAAAACATTTTTATTAAAATTTATTATTTCTTTTCTTGCTTCATTATAACCATAATTACCTTGAAGTTCTTTTTCACTGAAAATTAAATTAAAAATTTTATCTGAAAAAGTAATATTTTTACTTGGAGATAAAGAATAAAAATTTAAAATTTTTTTATAAAATTTAGCTTTTTTAAGCATTGTTTTTAATGAATCATCCATTTTAATTGTTGGAACAATATTTCAATTTTCTTTAATATTTTGTGCATCTTTAATATTTAAAAAATTTTGAATATTAACAATTTTTTCTTTTTCAGCTTTTTCTAAAGAATTTAACAATTTGTTTAATTTTTCTAAAGTGGTTTTAATATTGTGATTTTCTAATGCACCAAAAGCTTGAAGATCAAAAATAGTTATTTTTTTATCATCTTGAACTGGCTTTGAATAGTAAACATCTATTGTACCAATTACTATATTTTTACTTTCACCAGTTTTTTCAGTTTTTCCTGATGCATTTAAAAGAGTTATTAAATTTTTCTTGAATGTTTCTTGACTATTTTCATCTTTAAAATAAGAAATAATAATAGAAGTAATTAAATCACTTTTTTTAATAACTGTTTCTTCATAGTGTTTTTTTCTATTATCGTCATAAAAATATCTTTTTTCTTGTGATGCTTTAATGTATTTAAGTAAAACATCAATATCTAAAATTTTTATTAAGTTTTTCATTGAACTAGCAATATTATTAAAATCTTGTTTTGGATCATTAGTTTCATTTCCGTTTAATTTATTTAAAACAGTTGCCACTTGATCAAGAATGTCTTTTTTATCTGGGTTTTTGTTGCTAAGTTCTTTAAGTAATAAACCTTGATATTCATTATCAACTTTTTTTGTCGACAATAAATCACTAAATGATATTTCATCTATCAAACTATTTACTGCTCTTTTAAATTTATCAAAATTTATTGATTCTAAAAGTGGTATTAGTAAATCATATATAGAAAAAACATAATAAATTTTATTACCATTTTCTTCTTTAAATTTATTTTCTTTTGTTAAATCTCAGGTATGCATTTTTTTAAAGAAATCTTTATAATCGATTGATAATAAAATATTTTTCATTGCATCTAAAAAAGCAACTGGATCTTTAATTGTTTTCAAAATTGTCTGTAAATCAACAGATATTAAAAAGTTATTTAAATCATTTATATGAAAAATTTTTAAAATTTCATTAATTGTTTGTATTTGTTCTTCTATGTAATTTTTTTGATCTTCAACTGAATTAAATTTATTTAATTGAATTTTTATAGCTTTAAAAAAATCACTTATAATATTTTCAAAAAAGTTTCCATCATATTTTGATGTTGCATAATAAAATGTTTCAAAAAGTAATCTTCTAATTGATGGTATATCACTTGAACTATCAGTTAAAAATTTATAAAATTCTGTTTTAATAAATGCTAAATGTAAACTATCTAACAAAATTTTTAAATTTTCTTCTGAAATAAAGTTAAATTCTACTAATTCACTATTTTTTAAAGCTGCAAACAAAGTGTTAAATAAAAGATCTGCCTTTTTTTCTTTTTTTATTTCATCAAATGCTGTTGAAACCGGCACTCTATAAACAAAAGGTATAAAATATATATCTTTTGACTCTAAGCTTTGTTTAAATCAACCATTTTGTCCAATTTTAGCATTCAAAGTAAAATTATTTTTTTGTAAAAATTCAGATAATTCTATTTTATTTAAATATTGTTTATTTTCATAATTAAAAATTTCTCAATCATCAGTATTGAATTTTTTTCTATATATTAAATAGTTTTTATCTTCATTTTGTCCAATTGCATATTGATACTCTAAAATACTATTATTTTCCCCTAATTTATTAATTTTTTCTAATAAAATAATTTTTTCTGCAGGAGTTGGAATATAATCAAGTCCATTTTCGCTCAAAATTTTTCTACTTATAAAGTGTACTTCAATATCAATATATTCAGGGTCAGTGTTAAAACCTTGGAAAATTTTTTCTATTATTTGCGGAATAAAATAAACAGGAATTTGATCTTTTGCAATTTCTGTATTTAAACTTTTTTCAATAAATAATCTTGAATTTTGTGAATTAATATTATTTTCATAAAAAAGTTTCCCAACTTCGTTTTTTTGTGAAATATTAAATTGATCTTTAGAAATTCCAGAATTTATAAATTGATAAACAATCTCTTTATTATTTAATGTACTATCAGTGGCATTAACAGTTCTAAATTTTCTTCTTCCAATTTTATCTACAAATTTACTTGCATTATTTTTTTGTGTTTCTGTTAAATATGAATAAACTATTTCATCTGAATTTCTCGCTGTTTGAATGAAAATTTGCTGATATTTTTGCTTTGCAATTTTATCATTTGATAATTGTGATAAATCAAAATCACTAATTAAATCAATATTATTTTCATTTCCTAAATTTTCGATACTAGCAATTGTAGTTACTT
This Mesomycoplasma neurolyticum DNA region includes the following protein-coding sequences:
- a CDS encoding ABC transporter permease, which translates into the protein MFKLFKEVFKSLSKNKITVFCLSILIFLTTVVFSTLFSVKESFSRSIKNYNNVSVLHDATVDLDINLLQENSPNFYKLEDKIQIYDKNSKESNEEKLIKSYSEEYFLKNAENFETLSLKYPDKEFIKLSDLGVADENKDYYISSYEFNLLFENRNFKDYNFLNFDFQNINNAFFQAGSANKLLVLYEKPDFSKKVEQYSTLEKNSDIKLDRKYTFGEIVNIIDKGGVNTSLIGGYTDGRIKSINKMSINLNTREASFDAEKNIEWKNQGVLKELTEDETNKYLQLEKQNDGTYILSYGKDSLLFNWNDIGYWDSKSFLNEAARVIKPEGEIKTRVLKYLGDDATSLKIPKYFYFKPNLIYTIPKKWIQKITKSIKYIKYNYVLPDLNSLASEYKNIVEYLKFLKTHKPDEFKKFENFYYWKKEVTTIINGEKKYSEFNISKNDLLKQIYSIDDKDKVTTIASIENLGNENNIDLISDFDLSQLSNDKIAKQKYQQIFIQTARNSDEIVYSYLTETQKNNASKFVDKIGRRKFRTVNATDSTLNNKEIVYQFINSGISKDQFNISQKNEVGKLFYENNINSQNSRLFIEKSLNTEIAKDQIPVYFIPQIIEKIFQGFNTDPEYIDIEVHFISRKILSENGLDYIPTPAEKIILLEKINKLGENNSILEYQYAIGQNEDKNYLIYRKKFNTDDWEIFNYENKQYLNKIELSEFLQKNNFTLNAKIGQNGWFKQSLESKDIYFIPFVYRVPVSTAFDEIKKEKKADLLFNTLFAALKNSELVEFNFISEENLKILLDSLHLAFIKTEFYKFLTDSSSDIPSIRRLLFETFYYATSKYDGNFFENIISDFFKAIKIQLNKFNSVEDQKNYIEEQIQTINEILKIFHINDLNNFLISVDLQTILKTIKDPVAFLDAMKNILLSIDYKDFFKKMHTWDLTKENKFKEENGNKIYYVFSIYDLLIPLLESINFDKFKRAVNSLIDEISFSDLLSTKKVDNEYQGLLLKELSNKNPDKKDILDQVATVLNKLNGNETNDPKQDFNNIASSMKNLIKILDIDVLLKYIKASQEKRYFYDDNRKKHYEETVIKKSDLITSIIISYFKDENSQETFKKNLITLLNASGKTEKTGESKNIVIGTIDVYYSKPVQDDKKITIFDLQAFGALENHNIKTTLEKLNKLLNSLEKAEKEKIVNIQNFLNIKDAQNIKENWNIVPTIKMDDSLKTMLKKAKFYKKILNFYSLSPSKNITFSDKIFNLIFSEKELQGNYGYNEARKEIINFNKNVFEETPDYFIFSSKQYYEFWTKFMLENNYFGEKILGHLNNVISLVTENSPIYDKLSETNFEVINIKTENFKDQLEKQLGPVSSLPLLKSEKEKQIQPIPISLVYPFEISQQIFNDKDTMLKLVKILFVYSNIDKIENLNKKQKEVLKWVSENLQKIYEGEEKDKYQKLFIQKIFNDPNIQKIENLNKKQKKVWEWISQNWKQIFKDEKSISKSAVQIFSYWKIQSIEDLNEHQKKLLNWIYQNRVEFVYELAKLTYLKNELSTKDYSKIVDNMIKVNGKLEDETSSKEGALKEIYNFVNNLKDDEEIEIFNSFYKSNSFVNSLLMLMGFPKYLFSSVDVALLPTALLWFTANADNEVAKDKEGNANLKWIINNRLTDFAKIKKQDEKNFYLTIKERVNSIFNEEELRLQINNSNSTKMSFDLTYLKYLTNNLLTKEEIVNNEIVKKDIRILNISLKNLVNILLNSVTLVVNEEKLVVFYDRSSYVAKVSESFLYANNKEVYTGHIPEKTTDLLDLIENKLDPKYLIDVSGSKFLITGIDSTADYLFPVINEENLQVNTENQALVYLNDYGYDRIRNSFADFQEKDYFLVKLKNKKDLANFNAKMNSFFAKNFSESLNKKVFATHELDYLNPERSLRVSTAFNVIKFISNINLYIVALLSFLVAMSSLFITKRYISTRNKVIGILKAQGYSSFQIAISFLSLPLITSITGTFLGYLTSLGAQSIVKNALSSYWTLPNNNLQFELFLFLGIIFAPLIFLSIIVVFSALFILRAKPIDLLSGIKDINIGTVSQKANLIFRNSGLKTKFVGSLTINSFWKLFSLMISVILASFISIFSISSYKIFDKAIQSTYEHRKYNYKLDLETPTNEGGQYNTFSQSELQNILYSPIGIIEEANQNSSGYFAKGKSININGNDSVGWEKNGDPHAFEPHAISRSSLNIKIDSVVSFSPWELVLNAMPNSQRSRTLQFSRGAISALELSQDIKYDSKKDLEYVGEDSDNPQDYFVYQEEDYNSPYGKFWYNEWNSQKGIYELKEINTSNYRDKYREFLIKGYTKINTPAFKEKIKTPEFKKELMKLLKVKTEQELLNSKHRNVDANEFFVGFHGVLFDETLNEKYSYFNTNYKGRNFNVYGYNSESKFIQIMTSDNINLLKEFEKKEKVKLTKKQQEFYDVSDNTIYPLAVNHVFLHKYKLKLGDLIALDILNTTDRHQLKIHNLKPPKYLFEIQGIINTKINNELVTTKAIVDKLTRMSDNLLDGEEAFNGVLSSDSVPRQTINSVSLYSHSSFSPINNKITTDNSITNGEIFRELFTIKANEPEQLGSLLKSGMSENTIYKIIFYDKIKDLGYEQQNQKIEELKDTISLDYEVLKNLQYAEEKKEFIKQALENFISIYSDKAYTILSTNVNAKEIEVGFVSGISKTISKLTLWIISIFFIVSNIILIMISTMIIAENEKNISIFSILGYNNKEKIKLFFGVYFPLIIIATLISIPILLLTISVFNSFIVGANLIWLSLSLEWWHIIASTSIIIIVFILTSIISWIKLNKIKAIYILKGK